The window GCAACGCGATTGTACGACATTACCAGCACTCCGTTAGCTATTACCCCATACCCGAGTATCTGCTTGACCCCAAAACGCGCCGCAGCGCAACGGAAGAATGCGTCTGCGATGCCGCGGCGCAAATGTTGGGCGACTTGATCGACGGGCTGCCGAAATATCACCCGCTATGCATAGACGCGGACGAGCGATTGTCCGCGATGAAGGTCGCGTTCGACAGTTCCGCAGGGACGTATCACTTGCCAAAAGGATGGGACTGGCCGAACCAGCCAACGGCCCCCCGAAAATTCGTCTTCGTCCCGGACCCCGACAGCAGTCGAAGACGTGAAGGCCGGCTCGACGATCTTCCCCTCTTGCGGTAGGGCACACTCGTCTACACTGGCAGTCCCTTCCGGATCGACCGTAGTGTGGCCAGCTGTGCCAAATGTTCGTGGTACGTCTTCAGTTTCGCCTCGTATGACGCCGTGGACTTCGTGCAAACCAGCGTGTGGGGCGAGCCACTGCTATCAGTCACGCAGGTCACGTCCAACCGGTCGTTCTGCACGATATTTCCGAGGTGATTTCGGCGGTCCTGTCGGACGCGGAAGCGGTGGACTTTCTCAGCCGGGTTCTTCAAGAATTGCCGGAGTTCGTCGCAGTCCGCACACGTGCAGGAGACGTTCGCCTCCCGGCGGAAATCCTTCGGGGCGGCCGGCTCCTGAGCGGTCAGCGCTTCGAGTTGTTCGCAACAGGCATCGAGCCACTTCGCAAGGATTTCGTTGGGCTTCTTGACGTGCTTCGCGAACCAGGGGCCGAGGGTCGTCAGGGCCGCCACGTGCGCGGGCAGCGTGTAAAGTTGTGGGGCGGACAGCGTGTACGTCACGACTTGCCCCAGCAGTTCGATTTGCCCCGTGGTAATCAGAACCCGGGTCAGTTCGACGAGCAGCTCGGCCCGAACGACGCGCCGGATACGCCAGTCAGACCAGGGCGTTTCCAGGTCGACACGTTCGAGGACCGACACAACTTTCTGGGCGAGCGACTGGCAGACCGCGAGCCGTTTGCCGGTCATCCGCGGACTGGCCGGGCAGAGCCGCTCCAGGAGACGGACGTTGCGGCCGAGGGTCGGACCCGTCGTACCGTCGAAGATGGCGGCCAGTTCCGCGCGGAAGTTGTCCAGACCGTGCTTGCCGCACACCGCGACGAAGGAGTCATCGGGGTCCACCCCCGGGTCGCGGGCCACAACCTGTGTGAGGAAGGCACCGATGAGTGCGCCGTCGTCGAGCAGCACCAGGGACGGCATCAGCAACGCGGCCGGTTTCGTGCCGCGCGTTCCGTCGTGGATGATCCAACGATTCATGATCGTGTCCGCGAACCGGACACATTCTTCCCGGAGTTCGGCCGCGTCCGCCCGCTTCGCGGCCAGCGACCGGGTGACCATCTCCTGGAGTTCCGCGGCGGCGGTTTCCAGCCCGCTGTCGCAGAGAACCTGGAAGTGGTGCGCTTCGGGCCAGAGGAAGATCGCCGCCTGACGATACCATCGTTCGAGGGTCAGCCCCTCGTTCCCGGTATAGCCCGAGACGCTCTGCTCGGGCTTCACTTTCACGATCGCGTCCGGCGGGACAATCTCTTCCAACTCAACCTCCATGCGGCCGAACGGCGGCCGGTTGCCGGCGGCATCGCTCCACTGGTCGGCCGTCAGTTCCGAGGAGATGATTTCGTCCATCTCGTAACTATCGGCGTCGCCCTCCTCGTCATCGTCGTCGTAGTACCTCCGCCCACGACGCGGCGAGACGTAGGACTCATCCGCCGAGCCCGATTCCTGAAGTGTGAGCAACGCCAGGAAGGTTTTGCACCCCGCCCGGGTCGCCGCGTCCGCGAGAACCTTGGCCCGGGTCCGGTCCATCCCTTTGAGGGCGTCCCACACGAGGCCGTCCTGCGTGTACTGGTGTTCGAGCGCCACGGCCAATTTCGGGGGATCGTCGTCGGACCACGCGCGGAGAATGTCCGCCACCGCGTCGACCCGTTCTCCCGTGCGCGGGGCCGTGATCGCTTTCTTCGATTTCGCGAGGGCGAGATTATAGACGAGGCACAGGCGGTAACCTTTCCGTAAGGGGCGGACCTCGTGTTCGCAGTCGGCATAAAAGGCGGCGAAGTGGGTGTGGAACGGGTTGCGGTCCGAGGTGCCGAAGTCGATGACCTGCTCGCGCCCGTCGTGCCGGACCACCAGTTCGCCGCCCTCGAACGCCGACGGGAGGACGACGACCAGGGTGGCGACCATTCGGTCAAGTTTCTCGCCGTCCCGGTGGGGGAGAAAGAAGCTCCCTTTCTCATACAGGAGCAGGTTGTAGAGGTGGCTTTCCATCTCCTGCCCTTCCAGGCCCAGTTCCCGTTGGACAGTCTCGACCGTTACGCTCAGGTATCTTTGCCAGTCGGGGTTCGTCAGCGAGAATCGGTCGGCGTCGAGCTGCCAGACGCGGCGCACGCTGGTATCGACGAGCGTTTCCTCGCCCTTGCCATACGGAGCCTGACGGCAGACCTTCTTGAGTTGTTTCGCCTGCGCGTCGTTCAGAGGGAGGCCGACTAACCCGAAGTCGGCGACCTCCAGGCCGGGCAACGGAGCGGGTCCGCTGCCGGCCGCGGCGAACGAGCCCGGGCGGTCGACCGCTTTCAGCGCTTGTAGCAATTGATCGGAAATCGAACTGGCCACGCCACCCCTCCGGCTTGGTGAAAGATTCCGTCGTCGCGGTCAGTCGCCCGGAATGGGCCAGACGTACCCGAATTTACGAACGGCTTTCCGCACCGTCGCGAGGTCGACCTCCCGGACGACGAGCAGGCGGCCGCCCGCCAGCAGACATTTGCCCTTCAACTGGCGGTCGTTCGCCAGTTCCGCGGCCACGTGTTCGTCGGCACACTCGACCACGCGGGCGGGGCCACCGTCCTTGAGAAGTCCCGCCTTCCGCCGGAGGTCGCCGAGGAAGGTCTCGACCGTGGGCGGCAGGTCGTCCGTTGAACGCGACGCCAGGAATTCTTCCAACTCCTGCACCCGACCGCCCTGTTCGACGACGGCCAGGATTTTCGCGGCCGACAGCTTCCACGAGGCCGGCGACGTCTCGTCGGCGAACCGCTCCAGGGTGAGTCGGTCCGCGGCGGACGGCGGGCGGGTGGCGACCACGTCCAGGTTCGCCAGCACCCGTAGGTCGTTAGTGGCTTGCGGGGCGACAGGCTGGTAGTCGGCCGCGAGCCCCAGACACCACGCCCCGAACGGGTTGATCCGCATGTAGAGTAGTCCATCGTACCGGCTGAAACAGGACAGGTCGTCGGCCCCCCAGCGGTCCCGGAAATCGTCCCGGCCGTCCTGCGGCGGGACGTAGGCCACGTCGAGCAACCCGACGGTGGCGGCGTACTCGAAGAGGAACGCGAGAATGAACCGTCCCTGGAGTTGCTCCCAGACGTGTTCGTCGTCGTACCCGAGGCTGCCGTACTGGTGTTCGGAGATGTACATCTCCCAGATACTCCGCTCGCCGGCCATCGTGAATTCGC is drawn from Fimbriiglobus ruber and contains these coding sequences:
- a CDS encoding 2OG-Fe(II) oxygenase, with the protein product MASSISDQLLQALKAVDRPGSFAAAGSGPAPLPGLEVADFGLVGLPLNDAQAKQLKKVCRQAPYGKGEETLVDTSVRRVWQLDADRFSLTNPDWQRYLSVTVETVQRELGLEGQEMESHLYNLLLYEKGSFFLPHRDGEKLDRMVATLVVVLPSAFEGGELVVRHDGREQVIDFGTSDRNPFHTHFAAFYADCEHEVRPLRKGYRLCLVYNLALAKSKKAITAPRTGERVDAVADILRAWSDDDPPKLAVALEHQYTQDGLVWDALKGMDRTRAKVLADAATRAGCKTFLALLTLQESGSADESYVSPRRGRRYYDDDDEEGDADSYEMDEIISSELTADQWSDAAGNRPPFGRMEVELEEIVPPDAIVKVKPEQSVSGYTGNEGLTLERWYRQAAIFLWPEAHHFQVLCDSGLETAAAELQEMVTRSLAAKRADAAELREECVRFADTIMNRWIIHDGTRGTKPAALLMPSLVLLDDGALIGAFLTQVVARDPGVDPDDSFVAVCGKHGLDNFRAELAAIFDGTTGPTLGRNVRLLERLCPASPRMTGKRLAVCQSLAQKVVSVLERVDLETPWSDWRIRRVVRAELLVELTRVLITTGQIELLGQVVTYTLSAPQLYTLPAHVAALTTLGPWFAKHVKKPNEILAKWLDACCEQLEALTAQEPAAPKDFRREANVSCTCADCDELRQFLKNPAEKVHRFRVRQDRRNHLGNIVQNDRLDVTCVTDSSGSPHTLVCTKSTASYEAKLKTYHEHLAQLATLRSIRKGLPV